In Alphaproteobacteria bacterium, the following proteins share a genomic window:
- the rplV gene encoding 50S ribosomal protein L22, with protein MGKSANPRRQADGEVRSFVKAIRTSPQKLNLVADSIRGLPAEKALWTLEFSKRRVAGDVLKALQSAIANAENNHQLDVDRLVVAEATVGRAFVMKRWRPRARGRTGRIEKPFSNLTIVVREQKDQPEASV; from the coding sequence ATGGGCAAGAGCGCAAATCCACGCCGCCAGGCGGATGGCGAGGTACGGTCATTCGTCAAGGCGATCCGCACCAGCCCGCAGAAGCTGAACCTGGTGGCCGACAGCATTCGCGGCCTGCCGGCGGAAAAAGCCCTGTGGACGCTGGAGTTTTCCAAGCGTCGGGTGGCTGGTGACGTGCTGAAGGCGCTGCAGTCGGCCATCGCCAACGCGGAGAATAACCACCAGCTCGACGTTGATCGTCTGGTGGTGGCCGAGGCGACGGTGGGTCGTGCCTTTGTCATGAAGCGCTGGCGGCCGCGCGCGCGCGGTCGTACGGGGCGAATCGAAAAGCCGTTCAGCAACCTGACGATCGTTGTGCGTGAACAGAAGGATCAACCGGAGGCGAGTGTCTGA
- the rpsS gene encoding 30S ribosomal protein S19, whose translation MSRSVWKGPFIDGYLLKKAEKSRASGRNEVIRIWSRRSTILPQFVGLTFGVYNGHKFLPVLVTENMVGHKFGEFSPTRTYYGHSADRKAKRA comes from the coding sequence ATGTCGCGTTCCGTATGGAAAGGCCCGTTCATTGACGGCTACCTTCTTAAGAAGGCCGAGAAATCGCGTGCGTCCGGCCGTAACGAGGTGATCCGGATCTGGTCACGCCGGTCGACCATCCTGCCGCAGTTCGTCGGGCTCACCTTCGGTGTCTATAACGGCCACAAGTTTCTGCCGGTTCTGGTGACCGAGAATATGGTCGGCCACAAGTTTGGCGAGTTCTCGCCAACCCGCACCTACTATGGTCATTCCGCTGACCGCAAGGCGAAGAGGGCCTGA